From the genome of Triticum aestivum cultivar Chinese Spring chromosome 3B, IWGSC CS RefSeq v2.1, whole genome shotgun sequence, one region includes:
- the LOC123065148 gene encoding ervatamin-B: MVSSTPYLVVLLCLASLLQASLTAGFELPESEVRSRFSKWMTKYSKRYSCHEEEEKRFGIFKQNTNSIGAFASQTTVNAVVGGFGPQTITTVRVGMNRFGDLNPSEVVEQFTGFNNTAFRTPKPSPLPYHSWKPCCVDWRSSGAVTGVKFQGSCLSCWAFAAVAAIEGMNKIRTGELVSLSEQQLVDCDTGSSGCSGGRSDTALGLAAARGGLTSEAKYPYSGIQGSCDVDKVLFDNQASVKGIKAVPPNDEHQLALAVAMQPVTVYIDASAWEFQFYTGGIYRGPCSSEATRVNHAVTIVGYCEGPGDNNKYWIAKNSWSNDWGDQGYIYLAKDVSWRTGTCGLATSPFYPTA; the protein is encoded by the exons ATGGTTTCTTCCACGCCATACCTTGTCGTGCTCTTGTGCCTCGCGAGCCTCCTGCAGGCATCGCTGACGGCGGGTTTTGAGCTGCCGGAATCCGAGGTGAGAAGCAGGTTTTCCAAGTGGATGACCAAGTACTCCAAGCGCTACTCATGccatgaggaggaggagaagcggTTCGGAATCTTCAAGCAGAACACCAACTCCATCGGCGCATTCGCCAGCCAGACCACGGTGAACGCCGTCGTGGGTGGGTTCGGGCCGCAGACCATCACCACGGTCAGGGTGGGCATGAACAGGTTCGGCGACCTCAACCCCAGCGAGGTCGTCGAGCAGTTCACCGGGTTCAACAACACCGCCTTCCGCACCCCCAAGCCCTCGCCCCTCCCCTACCACTCCTGGAAGCCGTGCTGCGTCGACTGGCGCTCCAGCGGCGCCGTCACCGGCGTCAAGTTTCAGGGCTCTTGCT TGTCATGCTGGGCGTTCGCGGCCGTGGCGGCCATCGAGGGCATGAACAAGATCAGGACCGGCGAGCTGGTGTCGCTGTCGGAGCAGCAGCTCGTGGACTGCGACACCGGGAGCAGCGGCTGCAGCGGTGGGCGCTCCGACACGGCGCTCGGCCTCGCGGCAGCCCGCGGCGGCCTCACGTCGGAGGCGAAGTACCCGTACAGCGGCATCCAGGGCAGCTGTGACGTGGACAAGGTGCTGTTCGACAACCAGGCGTCCGTCAAGGGCATCAAGGCCGTGCCGCCCAACGACGAGCATCAGCTGGCGCTTGCCGTGGCGATGCAGCCCGTGACGGTGTACATCGACGCCAGCGCCTGGGAGTTTCAGTTCTACACCGGTGGCATCTACCGCGGGCCTTGCTCCTCCGAGGCGACGAGGGTGAACCATGCCGTCACCATCGTCGGCTACTGCGAAGGCCCCGGCGACAACAACAAGTACTGGATCGCCAAGAACTCGTGGAGCAACGACTGGGGTGACCAGGGCTACATCTACCTCGCCAAGGACGTGTCATGGCGGACGGGCACCTGCGGCCTCGCCACCTCGCCCTTCTACCCAACGGCTTGA
- the LOC123069210 gene encoding uncharacterized protein isoform X1, producing the protein MARGLDSDYIGSISLMDGFDMGITFDGFGENMKKFMELPIKYLDSAHDKAVELVEDIHALIYAHSPDDKFPDKDHGTLTDPSNNGAITGSPSTRVKMQQVNPNEGFSGYPSSLVTAEDRSLGSTATDVHETESVSSTTPAMCASEDSISLERTADTKEEVAFCNSEDLSNNCAPENHNSLGGSVSSEEEIILWNQWNSVTPRQSPELATVVQDYVSEEANGNKIIEQVELPGSGPSAAFDGAILLGKGNDEEQSELCSENSHEESTKHGYIKNLSVGSVSHYLSAEVFAAADDPNMSTDEATDFVNVDLRDGQEQMKYNKAEASSVPQPKNTSFKKVLMRSLSNKLRWSKKDMNVHQAVPFRPQKSVDVCYEVVCSSDGLEDDWELL; encoded by the exons ATGGCGAGAGGACTGGATTCAGATTATATTGGTTCTATTTCGCTCATGGATGGATTTGATATGGGTATCACGTTTGATGGGTTTGGAGAAAATATGAAGAAGTTCATGGAG TTACCGATCAAATATCTTGATTCTGCTCACGATAAAGCTGTTGAGCTAGTTGAGGATATCCATGCGCTGATTTACGCTCACTCTCCTGATGATAAATTTCCGGACAAAGACCATGGGACATTAACGGATCCATCTAATAACGGTGCCATAACCGGATCTCCCTCCACACGTGTTAAAATGCAGCAAGTTAACCCTAACGAAGGATTCTCTGGTTATCCTTCATCTCTCGTTACCGCGGAAGACCGTTCTCTCGGCTCAACTGCTACTGATGTTCATGAAACTGAGTCTGTTTCATCTACAACTCCAG CCATGTGTGCTTCTGAAGACTCCATTTCACTTGAGAGAACTGCTGACACCAAGGAGGAAGTTGCTTTTTGCAATTCAGAGGATCTCTCCAATAACTGCGCTCCTGAAAATCACAATTCACTAGGGGGATCTGTTAGCAGTGAGGAGGAAATTATATTATGGAATCAATGGAATTCTGTAACACCACGACAATCACCTG AGCTAGCCACCGTAGTCCAAGATTATGTATCTGAAGAAGCGAACGGAAATAAAATCATCGAGCAAGTTGAACTCCCTGGTTCAGGACCTTCAG CTGCTTTTGATGGAGCAATTCTGCTTGGAAAGGGAAATGATGAAGAGCAATCAGAATTATGCAGTGAGAACAGCCATGAAGAATCAACAAAGCACG GTTACATAAAGAATTTGTCTGTTGGGTCTGTTTCACATTACTTGAGTGCAGAGGTGTTCGCTGCTGCTGATGATCCAAATATGTCTACTGACGAGGCCACAGATTTTGTTAATGTAGACCTCCGGGATGGCCAGGAGCAGATGAAATATAACAAAGCAGAGGCATCCTCGGTTCCTCAACCAAAAAACACATCATTCAAG AAAGTGTTGATGAGGAGCTTGTCGAATAAACTCCGGTGGTCAAAGAAGGATATGAATGTGCATCAGGCCGTCCCCTTTAGACCACAGAAATCAGTAGATGTTTGCTATGAAGTAGTTTGTTCATCAGATGGTCTGGAGGATGATTGGGAACTCTTATAA
- the LOC123069210 gene encoding uncharacterized protein isoform X3, producing MARGLDSDYIGSISLMDGFDMGITFDGFGENMKKFMELPIKYLDSAHDKAVELVEDIHALIYAHSPDDKFPDKDHGTLTDPSNNGAITGSPSTRVKMQQVNPNEGFSGYPSSLVTAEDRSLGSTATDVHETESVSSTTPAMCASEDSISLERTADTKEEVAFCNSEDLSNNCAPENHNSLGGSVSSEEEIILWNQWNSVTPRQSPELATVVQDYVSEEANGNKIIEQVELPGSGPSAAFDGAILLGKGNDEEQSELCSENSHEESTKHDLRDGQEQMKYNKAEASSVPQPKNTSFKKVLMRSLSNKLRWSKKDMNVHQAVPFRPQKSVDVCYEVVCSSDGLEDDWELL from the exons ATGGCGAGAGGACTGGATTCAGATTATATTGGTTCTATTTCGCTCATGGATGGATTTGATATGGGTATCACGTTTGATGGGTTTGGAGAAAATATGAAGAAGTTCATGGAG TTACCGATCAAATATCTTGATTCTGCTCACGATAAAGCTGTTGAGCTAGTTGAGGATATCCATGCGCTGATTTACGCTCACTCTCCTGATGATAAATTTCCGGACAAAGACCATGGGACATTAACGGATCCATCTAATAACGGTGCCATAACCGGATCTCCCTCCACACGTGTTAAAATGCAGCAAGTTAACCCTAACGAAGGATTCTCTGGTTATCCTTCATCTCTCGTTACCGCGGAAGACCGTTCTCTCGGCTCAACTGCTACTGATGTTCATGAAACTGAGTCTGTTTCATCTACAACTCCAG CCATGTGTGCTTCTGAAGACTCCATTTCACTTGAGAGAACTGCTGACACCAAGGAGGAAGTTGCTTTTTGCAATTCAGAGGATCTCTCCAATAACTGCGCTCCTGAAAATCACAATTCACTAGGGGGATCTGTTAGCAGTGAGGAGGAAATTATATTATGGAATCAATGGAATTCTGTAACACCACGACAATCACCTG AGCTAGCCACCGTAGTCCAAGATTATGTATCTGAAGAAGCGAACGGAAATAAAATCATCGAGCAAGTTGAACTCCCTGGTTCAGGACCTTCAG CTGCTTTTGATGGAGCAATTCTGCTTGGAAAGGGAAATGATGAAGAGCAATCAGAATTATGCAGTGAGAACAGCCATGAAGAATCAACAAAGCACG ACCTCCGGGATGGCCAGGAGCAGATGAAATATAACAAAGCAGAGGCATCCTCGGTTCCTCAACCAAAAAACACATCATTCAAG AAAGTGTTGATGAGGAGCTTGTCGAATAAACTCCGGTGGTCAAAGAAGGATATGAATGTGCATCAGGCCGTCCCCTTTAGACCACAGAAATCAGTAGATGTTTGCTATGAAGTAGTTTGTTCATCAGATGGTCTGGAGGATGATTGGGAACTCTTATAA
- the LOC123069210 gene encoding uncharacterized protein isoform X2, producing MARGLDSDYIGSISLMDGFDMGITFDGFGENMKKFMELPIKYLDSAHDKAVELVEDIHALIYAHSPDDKFPDKDHGTLTDPSNNGAITGSPSTRVKMQQVNPNEGFSGYPSSLVTAEDRSLGSTATDVHETESVSSTTPAMCASEDSISLERTADTKEEVAFCNSEDLSNNCAPENHNSLGGSVSSEEEIILWNQWNSVTPRQSPELATVVQDYVSEEANGNKIIEQVELPGSGPSAAFDGAILLGKGNDEEQSELCSENSHEESTKHDFVNVDLRDGQEQMKYNKAEASSVPQPKNTSFKKVLMRSLSNKLRWSKKDMNVHQAVPFRPQKSVDVCYEVVCSSDGLEDDWELL from the exons ATGGCGAGAGGACTGGATTCAGATTATATTGGTTCTATTTCGCTCATGGATGGATTTGATATGGGTATCACGTTTGATGGGTTTGGAGAAAATATGAAGAAGTTCATGGAG TTACCGATCAAATATCTTGATTCTGCTCACGATAAAGCTGTTGAGCTAGTTGAGGATATCCATGCGCTGATTTACGCTCACTCTCCTGATGATAAATTTCCGGACAAAGACCATGGGACATTAACGGATCCATCTAATAACGGTGCCATAACCGGATCTCCCTCCACACGTGTTAAAATGCAGCAAGTTAACCCTAACGAAGGATTCTCTGGTTATCCTTCATCTCTCGTTACCGCGGAAGACCGTTCTCTCGGCTCAACTGCTACTGATGTTCATGAAACTGAGTCTGTTTCATCTACAACTCCAG CCATGTGTGCTTCTGAAGACTCCATTTCACTTGAGAGAACTGCTGACACCAAGGAGGAAGTTGCTTTTTGCAATTCAGAGGATCTCTCCAATAACTGCGCTCCTGAAAATCACAATTCACTAGGGGGATCTGTTAGCAGTGAGGAGGAAATTATATTATGGAATCAATGGAATTCTGTAACACCACGACAATCACCTG AGCTAGCCACCGTAGTCCAAGATTATGTATCTGAAGAAGCGAACGGAAATAAAATCATCGAGCAAGTTGAACTCCCTGGTTCAGGACCTTCAG CTGCTTTTGATGGAGCAATTCTGCTTGGAAAGGGAAATGATGAAGAGCAATCAGAATTATGCAGTGAGAACAGCCATGAAGAATCAACAAAGCACG ATTTTGTTAATGTAGACCTCCGGGATGGCCAGGAGCAGATGAAATATAACAAAGCAGAGGCATCCTCGGTTCCTCAACCAAAAAACACATCATTCAAG AAAGTGTTGATGAGGAGCTTGTCGAATAAACTCCGGTGGTCAAAGAAGGATATGAATGTGCATCAGGCCGTCCCCTTTAGACCACAGAAATCAGTAGATGTTTGCTATGAAGTAGTTTGTTCATCAGATGGTCTGGAGGATGATTGGGAACTCTTATAA